The sequence AAATGATCGATCCATGTTGCTAATGGCATCATTGTTATGACTCCTTTTTATCTAAATCTGTGAAGTAAGCCTAAAATTGCTTTATTTATTATTTGACCATTGTTGTTAGTTAAATGAATGGATTGTGATGATGTAAGCCGAAAGAATGAATACGGAAGATTGTCTTTTCTTGATTTTGTGATTTGAACTAGCAACAGTGGTTAATACAAGATTATCAATTACATTTAATCAGAATATTATTCATTTTTGTCATAAATTGGCTAGCAGTAACCATCAAGAAATCTTAAATTGCTTATTTAATCTATAACTTAACATTCTCCAGTATAATAAAACATATTCCCTTGCAGAATACAAGCTATGTTTTATGCTATTGGAGATATTTCTATGCCTCGCTGGGCACTTTTGGCCGATGTTCATGGCAATCGCTTGGCCTTAGCTGCGGTTTTGGCCGATCTCGCTCAACGCCACGTTGATCAGATAATCAACCTCGGTGATAGTGTGTATAGTGTGTTGCAACCACGCTGGTGCGCTGAACAACTGGCGCAAGTTGCCAACATCTCAATCAGTGGTAATCAAGATCGCATACTGTTTGAGCAAATTCCAGTAGAGCAACAAACCCTGAGTTATCGCTTTGTGCAGGCTGATTTAGGCCCAAACGAACGCAATTGGCTTGCCAACCAGCCAGCCACGGCAATCGTTGATGATATTTTTTGTTGTCACGGCACACCAAGCAGTGATACCACCTATTTGCTGGAACAAGTTACACCGCACGGAGTGTTTTTACATTCTGAAGAAGCAATTCGCGCAGCAATTCAAGGCATCAGCCAATCGCTGATCGTTTGTGGCCATAGCCATATCGCCCGCACTGTACAGCTTAGCAACGGCCAGTTGATCGTCAACCCCGGCAGTGTTGGCATCCCCGCGTATAATGATGAGCAGCCATATCCACATATCATCGAGGCTGGTAGCCCACATGCACGCTATGCGATCGTCGAGCGCAATGCCCAAGGCTGGCAGGTTGAGCATTATGCGCTTGGCTATGATTGGCAACAGGCCGCCGCTACTGCTCAACGCAATGGCCGCGAAAATTTGGCCCGTTGGCTGCAAACAGGCCGTGCCCAGCTCGATGATTAACATCCCCTTGCAACGTGAAAGGATCAGCCATTTTGACGCTTGATCAATGGTTTTATTTGGCAGCGCTCAGTTTAGGCTTAGCAATTATTGCCATCACCAAAATTCGCCGCCAGCCGCTCTGGCCTTCGCTCGAACAGATGCAACGTTCATCGCGTTGGTTGTTTATTCAGCCTTTGGTTCTGGCAAGTTGGCTAATCACGGCGGCTGGCGTGGGCTTTTTGGCCCGTGGCGCTGGGGTCAATTGGTGGTTAAGTGGCTTAATTGCCTTGGCAGGGGGGTTAGCAGTTGGTTTGCTGCTCTATCGAATGATTATTGAACGCAACATTGTGCAACAGGCTGGCACGGCGCAAAGCAAAGTTGGGCCAATCGGCCAATTGGGCGTGGTGGTCGAAGCCTTGCCCGCCGATGGCTTTGGGGTGGTTGCTTATGAACATCAAAAAGGCGCAGCCCGCATCAATGCCCGAGCAATTGGTGGCCGAGCAATTGAGGCAGGCTGCGCCGTAATGATCGTCGAAGTTAATGATCAAGGAGCAACCGTGCTGCGCCTAGAGTCGCTTGAAAACTAGCCATAAATACAGAATGGCGTGGTTTGCTCGATGATTGGGCTACCAGCGGGGGCGGTGTAGGTTTGCCATTCAGCTGGCAGTGCATCCAATTCAACCGTCTCATCGACGACAAATTGCACCAAGGTTTCGGTGGTCAGGCCTTCGTAGGTCTGGCTGCTGGTGAATCGCCAAATCTGGCCAGTGTTGGCATCGATCCATGCAATCCCCATATCGCCGCCAAGATCAACAACCGCAAGCTGACGATCATCGATCGTTTCAGTACGGAGCACCGTGGCATTAGGAAAATCGCTGTTCGAGCCAAACGCCCCATTGCCAACCCATTGGGTTAAGCTCAACGAACATTCGTCGAATGGCGCTTTGACCGAGGTATTGTCGTGGGCATTGTAATTCCAAAAGTAGTTTTCATCGACGATGGTTGGCCCCATTTGGTAGCCAACTGGTTGACCATTAAGCGATTGGCGGGCTGGTTGATAGAGCAAAATATGTGATTGGCCTTGCACCAGCCAAATCTCATCGCGATAATGCTCACCAATTTGGCCATCGCTGCGGGTGGTCGAAATTTCAATTGCCACATGGCGAGCTTTGCCATCGGCCACAATTGGTTGGCTAGCAAAGGTTTCGGCGCGTTGAATCAATTCTGCTGCTGAGACGCTGCGGGTTGGTTGATTCAAGCCAAAGACTAAGCCCAAGGCCATGGCTACGCTACAAGCAGCCAAAGCAAGCACACGAACTGGCCGCTGTTTAAACAATGTTTGCATGAAATTTCCTCGCTTAACTGGTGGCTGAAGTCCAGCCTGAATGCGTTGAATTGTTGCTGGTGATGGGCCGAAGCGTTGAGATTGCCCGATTAATTGCTGGCCGAGTTCGCTCGTTTCTAGCTCAGCCAAAGCACGCTCAAGCTCAGATTGATTGGTCATCGGTGAGCCTCCGTTTAAGTTGTTCAAGCGCTCGATAGGCGGCCATTTTGACCGTAGCTTCGCGTTTGCCCACAATTTGGGCAATTGTCGCATAAGGCAATTGGGCAAAAAAGCGCAATTGAAGCAACTCTTGCTGTTCAGGGTTTAGTTGAGCCAAGGCTTGGTGCACCAAGCGTTGTTGCTCAAGCTCAAGCATTGTCAATTCGGGCGAAGCTTGGTGGCTCGCCAATTCGGGCGATAGCTGGGTTTGCTGGCGACGATGCTGGCCACGCCGATAGAAATCGACTAAACAGCGCCGCACAATTGTAAAGAGCCAGCCGACGAATGGCCCATTGGGCTTGAATTGAGCAAGGCTCTGCCAAGCTCGCTCGAAGGCTAACGCCGCGACTTCCTCGGCATCGTGGTGCTGTTGCAAACGTGCCATCAGAAACCGATAAACGGGCGTGATATAGCGTTGGTACAAGCGCAAAAAGGCCTCGTGATCGCCCGCCACTGCCAACGCCACATCACGATGATCATCAAGAGTTTGCTGATCGAATGGCGTTGTTGCCGCAACGAGCCGCTGGATCAATGCCATACATCAGCCTCCTCATATAGTCTGAATCTGCAATGGCCTTGCACTCAATACATCGTTGGGCAAGCCCAAAAAGTAACAGACTTGATCAAATTAGCACTCTCGCCACGATTTTGCTAAATTCTAACAATCGCTTAACGCATAAAAATTAGCCGAGTAGTGTGATTTTTGCCCTTCAGGATGCGCTAAATCGCTTTAGCACTCTCAGCTCAAGAGTGATAAACCAAGCCTTGACAAGCTTAACAGAACCACATACACTAGCACTTGGATTTAGCACTCATCACAGTAGATTGCTAAATGGTCAACTAAGGAGGACACATAATCATGTCTGATTTCCGGATTCGCCCCTTGGCCGATCGTGTGGTGATCAAGCCTCAAGCCAAAGAAGAAAAAACCAAGAGTGGCTTGTTCCTGCCCGACACAGCGAATAAAGAAAAGCCTCAAGAAGGCCTCGTTGTGGCCGTTGGTGAAGGCAAATTGGATGATAACGGCAAGCGCGTGCCAGTTGCAGTGCAAGTTGGCGATCGTGTGTTGTTTGCCAAATATGCTGGCACCGAGATCAAGCTGGACGACGAAGATTATTTGATTTTGGCTGAAAAAGATATTTTGGCCGTCGTTCAAGCCTAAGGCTAATTCGCGACGCTTCTTAGGAGGATTATTTACCAATGGCAAAGCAAGTTGCTTTTAATGAAGAAGCCCGCCGCGCTCTCAAACGTGGTGTGGACGTGGTTGCAGATGCAGTTAAGACGACCTTGGGCCCACGCGGTCGCAACGTCGCTATCGATAAAAAATTCGGCTCACCAACCGTAACCCACGACGGCGTTACCGTTGCCAAAGAAATCGAATTGAAAGACCCATTTGAAAACATGGGCGCTCGCTTGTTGGTTGAAGCCGCAACCAAAACCAACGATGTTGCTGGCGACGGCACCACCACCGCCACCGTTTTGGCTCAAGCAATTGTCCACGAAGGCTTGCGCCAAGTGGCTGCTGGCGCTAACTCGATGATGATCAAGCGTGGCTTGGACAAAGGCACTGCCGTTTTGTTGCAAGCAATCCGCGACTTGGCTAAGCCAGTCAACGATCGCACCGACATCTCAAGCGTTGCCACCATCTCAGCCGCCGATT comes from Chloroflexota bacterium and encodes:
- a CDS encoding metallophosphatase family protein — protein: MPRWALLADVHGNRLALAAVLADLAQRHVDQIINLGDSVYSVLQPRWCAEQLAQVANISISGNQDRILFEQIPVEQQTLSYRFVQADLGPNERNWLANQPATAIVDDIFCCHGTPSSDTTYLLEQVTPHGVFLHSEEAIRAAIQGISQSLIVCGHSHIARTVQLSNGQLIVNPGSVGIPAYNDEQPYPHIIEAGSPHARYAIVERNAQGWQVEHYALGYDWQQAAATAQRNGRENLARWLQTGRAQLDD
- a CDS encoding sigma-70 family RNA polymerase sigma factor; its protein translation is MALIQRLVAATTPFDQQTLDDHRDVALAVAGDHEAFLRLYQRYITPVYRFLMARLQQHHDAEEVAALAFERAWQSLAQFKPNGPFVGWLFTIVRRCLVDFYRRGQHRRQQTQLSPELASHQASPELTMLELEQQRLVHQALAQLNPEQQELLQLRFFAQLPYATIAQIVGKREATVKMAAYRALEQLKRRLTDDQSI
- the groES gene encoding co-chaperone GroES, translated to MSDFRIRPLADRVVIKPQAKEEKTKSGLFLPDTANKEKPQEGLVVAVGEGKLDDNGKRVPVAVQVGDRVLFAKYAGTEIKLDDEDYLILAEKDILAVVQA